Proteins from one Choloepus didactylus isolate mChoDid1 chromosome 4, mChoDid1.pri, whole genome shotgun sequence genomic window:
- the LOC119532222 gene encoding olfactory receptor 11G2-like, translating into MKIFNTPNKSNTITGFILLGFPCPREGQVLLFVLFSTVYLLTLMGNGSIICAVHWDQRLHSPMYILLANFSVLEIWYVTSTVPNMLANFLSDTKVISFSGCFLQFYFFFSLGCTECSFLAVMAFDRYLAICRPLRYPTIMTGHLCTNLVVSCWILGFLWFLIPIIIISRMSFCGSRIIDHFLCDPGPLLALICQRVLVIELVFSTLSSLPVISLFLFIMGSYALVLGAVLRIPSATGRRKVFSTCGSHLAVVSLFYGSVLVMYGSPKSEHEAGTKKIVTLFYSVMTPLLNPVIYSLRNKDMKKALQKFLRIFKKY; encoded by the coding sequence ATGAAAATCTTCAACACCCCCAATAAGTCCAACACCATCACTGGTTTCATACTCCTGGGCTTCCCTTGCCCCAGGGAGGGACAGGTCCTGCTCTTTGTGCTCTTCTCTACTGTCTACCTCCTGACCCTCATGGGAAATGGTTCCATCATCTGTGCTGTGCACTGGGATCAGAGACTCCACAGTCCCATGTACATCCTGCTCGCCAACTTCTCCGTCCTGGAGATCTGGTATGTCACCTCCACTGTCCCCAACATGTTGGCCAACTTCCTTTCTGACACAAAGGTCATCTCCTTCTCTGGGTGCTTTCTCCAATtctactttttcttctccctGGGTTGTACGGAATGCTCTTTCTTGGCAGTGATGGCATTTGATCGGTATCTTGCCATCTGCCGGCCTCTCCGCTATCCGACCATTATGACTGGACATCTCTGCACCAATCTTGTGGTCAGCTGCTGGATACTTGGATTCCTCTGGTTCCTGATTCCAATCATCATCATCTCCCGGATGTCCTTCTGTGGATCCAGAATCATTGACCACTTCCTCTGTGACCCAGGTCCTCTTCTAGCACTCATTTGCCAAAGAGTTCTTGTGATAGAGCTTGTCTTCTCCACCTTAAGTTCTCTGCCCGTCATTAGTCTCTTTCTCTTCATCATGGGGTCATATGCTCTGGTCCTGGGAGCTGTGTTGAGAATTCCTTCAGCAACTGGGAGAAGAAAAGTCTTTTCCACCTGTGGTTCTCATCTGGCTGTGGTTTCACTGTTCTATGGTTCAGTACTGGTCATGTACGGAAGCCCAAAATCTGAGCATGAAGCTGGAACAAAGAAAATTGTGACACTGTTTTATTCTGTCATGACCCCACTCCTTAACCCTGTGATATACAGTCTTAggaacaaagacatgaaaaaagCCCTGCAGAAATTtctgagaatatttaaaaagtattag